The following proteins come from a genomic window of Pseudomonas sp. Z8(2022):
- a CDS encoding SCP2 domain-containing protein: protein MLITGLLAGVETGLNRVLSLDGTALPRLQALSGKVIAVHCQSPVLELFILPSGSGLQLASQWHAPADCTLTAPAASLARLALSREKTAVLHRPEVSLDGDSAVLLQLADILQDLELDWEYEISRWLGPLATTLLAGHLRSRVNLASNGAASLRQDLADYLAEESRTLVGQREADVRFAELDQLKLALDRLEARIERLTSANKPDA, encoded by the coding sequence ATGCTCATCACGGGACTGCTGGCAGGCGTCGAAACGGGCCTCAACCGGGTCCTCAGCCTCGACGGCACGGCTCTGCCGCGCCTGCAGGCGCTGAGCGGCAAGGTGATCGCCGTGCATTGCCAAAGCCCGGTGCTGGAATTGTTCATCCTGCCCAGCGGCTCCGGTCTGCAATTGGCTTCCCAGTGGCACGCTCCGGCAGACTGCACGCTCACTGCTCCCGCCGCCAGCCTGGCGCGTCTGGCCCTGAGCCGCGAAAAAACCGCTGTCCTGCATCGCCCGGAAGTCTCGCTCGACGGAGACAGCGCCGTGCTGCTGCAACTGGCCGACATCCTGCAGGATCTGGAGCTGGACTGGGAATACGAAATCTCCCGCTGGCTCGGCCCGCTGGCCACTACCTTGCTCGCCGGGCATCTGCGCAGCCGGGTGAACCTGGCCAGCAACGGCGCCGCCAGCCTCAGGCAGGATCTGGCCGATTATCTGGCCGAAGAGTCACGCACTCTGGTGGGCCAGCGCGAAGCCGATGTGCGCTTCGCCGAACTGGACCAACTCAAACTCGCCCTCGACCGCCTGGAAGCACGCATCGAGCGCCTCACTTCTGCCAATAAGCCCGACGCATGA
- the ubiB gene encoding ubiquinone biosynthesis regulatory protein kinase UbiB, producing MKLLAVRRLLRIQRVVIRYQLDEMLFELPLPFWLRSLSCLLPWRWLPRKPLELSRGARLRLALEDLGPIFIKFGQLLSTRRDLLPPDIADELAHLQDRVPPFPEDQAIALIERQLGAPVSELFARFDSQPLASASVAQVHAAQLKTGEEVVVKVVRPGLKPVIRQDLAWLYLIARIAEKASADARRLHPVEVVSDYEKTIFDELDLLREAANASQLRRNFEGSPLLYVPQVYWDLCRPQVLVMERIYGIPVTDLATLADQRTDMKLLAERGVEIFFTQVFRDSFFHADMHPGNIFVSTRTPWSPQYIAIDCGIVGSLTDEDQDYLARNLLAFFKRDYRKVAQLHIDSGWVPAETKVNEFEAAIRTVCEPIFEKPLKDISFGQLLLRLFQTARRFNMEVQPQLVLLQKTLLNIEGLGRQLYPDLDLWSTAQPYLERWMRERISPLHLLRNLQQQAEQVPHLSQIARDTLERLQRSQQREEQHPSRDQWPLRLLGAALIGAGAVQGLAPLLTAWPAWLMVVGGLYLVLRR from the coding sequence ATGAAGCTGCTTGCCGTTCGCCGTCTGCTGCGCATCCAGCGCGTAGTGATCCGCTATCAACTGGACGAGATGCTCTTCGAGCTGCCGCTGCCGTTCTGGCTGCGCAGCTTGTCCTGCCTGCTGCCCTGGCGCTGGCTGCCGCGCAAGCCACTGGAGCTGTCGCGCGGCGCGCGCCTGCGTCTGGCGCTGGAGGACCTGGGGCCGATCTTCATCAAGTTCGGCCAGTTGCTCTCCACTCGACGCGACCTGCTGCCGCCGGACATCGCCGACGAGCTGGCGCACCTGCAGGACCGTGTTCCGCCATTCCCCGAAGATCAGGCCATCGCCCTGATCGAACGCCAGCTCGGCGCTCCGGTGAGTGAGCTGTTCGCCCGCTTCGACAGCCAGCCGCTGGCCTCGGCCTCGGTAGCACAGGTACACGCCGCGCAGCTCAAGACCGGCGAGGAAGTGGTGGTCAAGGTGGTGCGCCCGGGCCTGAAACCGGTGATCCGCCAGGATCTGGCCTGGCTGTATCTGATCGCCCGCATCGCCGAAAAGGCTTCGGCCGATGCCCGTCGTCTGCATCCGGTAGAAGTGGTCAGCGACTACGAGAAAACCATCTTCGATGAGCTCGACCTGCTGCGCGAGGCCGCCAACGCCAGCCAGCTGCGGCGCAACTTCGAAGGCTCGCCCCTGCTATACGTACCGCAGGTTTACTGGGATCTGTGCCGTCCGCAGGTATTGGTGATGGAGCGCATCTACGGCATTCCGGTGACCGACCTGGCCACCCTGGCCGACCAGCGCACCGACATGAAACTGCTGGCCGAGCGCGGCGTGGAGATTTTCTTCACCCAGGTGTTCCGCGACAGCTTCTTCCACGCCGACATGCACCCCGGCAACATTTTCGTCAGCACCCGCACGCCCTGGAGCCCGCAGTACATCGCCATCGATTGCGGCATCGTCGGCAGCCTCACCGACGAGGACCAGGACTACCTGGCGCGCAACCTGCTGGCTTTCTTCAAACGTGACTACCGCAAGGTGGCGCAGTTGCACATCGACTCGGGCTGGGTGCCGGCGGAAACCAAGGTCAACGAGTTCGAGGCCGCCATCCGTACCGTGTGCGAGCCGATCTTCGAGAAGCCGCTGAAGGACATCTCTTTCGGCCAGCTGTTGCTGCGCCTGTTCCAGACCGCACGGCGCTTCAACATGGAAGTGCAGCCGCAGCTCGTGCTGCTGCAGAAGACCCTGCTCAATATCGAAGGCCTGGGCCGTCAGCTGTATCCGGATCTGGATCTGTGGAGTACTGCCCAGCCCTACCTCGAACGCTGGATGCGCGAGCGCATCAGCCCGCTGCATCTGCTGCGCAACCTGCAGCAGCAGGCCGAACAGGTGCCGCATCTGTCGCAAATTGCCCGCGACACCCTGGAACGCCTGCAGCGTTCACAGCAGCGGGAAGAACAACACCCGTCCCGTGATCAATGGCCGCTACGCCTGCTCGGCGCCGCACTGATCGGTGCCGGTGCCGTTCAAGGCCTGGCGCCGCTGCTGACAGCCTGGCCGGCGTGGCTGATGGTCGTAGGCGGACTTTATCTGGTGCTGCGCCGATAG
- the hisI gene encoding phosphoribosyl-AMP cyclohydrolase, whose product MNDWLDEIHWNEDGLVPAIAQDYQTGRILMMAWMNRESLALTVSEQRAIYWSRSRGKLWRKGEESGHVQKLHELRLDCDADVIVLMVEQLGGIACHTGRESCFYRLYENGGWKTVDAVLKDPHAIYAGHSHE is encoded by the coding sequence ATGAACGATTGGCTCGACGAAATCCACTGGAACGAAGACGGCCTGGTGCCGGCCATCGCCCAGGACTACCAGACCGGCCGCATCCTGATGATGGCCTGGATGAACCGCGAATCCCTCGCCCTTACCGTCAGCGAACAGCGCGCCATCTACTGGTCGCGCTCGCGCGGCAAGCTGTGGCGCAAGGGAGAGGAATCCGGCCACGTGCAGAAGCTGCACGAACTGCGTCTGGACTGCGACGCCGATGTCATCGTACTGATGGTCGAGCAACTGGGCGGCATCGCCTGCCACACCGGGCGCGAAAGCTGCTTCTACCGCTTATACGAGAATGGCGGCTGGAAAACCGTCGACGCCGTGCTGAAAGATCCGCACGCCATCTATGCAGGACACAGCCATGAGTGA
- a CDS encoding phosphoribosyl-ATP diphosphatase, which yields MSDTLNRLAEVLEARKGAAPDSSYVASLYHKGLNKILEKVGEESVETIIAAKDAATSGDCQDLIYETADLWFHSLVMLAALGQHPQAVLDELDRRFGLSGHAEKAARQSE from the coding sequence ATGAGTGACACCCTGAACCGCCTGGCCGAAGTACTGGAAGCGCGCAAGGGCGCAGCGCCCGACAGCTCCTACGTCGCCAGCCTGTATCACAAGGGCCTGAACAAGATTCTGGAAAAGGTCGGTGAGGAGTCGGTGGAAACCATCATCGCCGCCAAGGACGCCGCCACCAGCGGTGACTGCCAGGACCTGATCTACGAAACCGCCGATCTGTGGTTCCACAGCCTGGTCATGCTCGCTGCACTCGGCCAGCACCCGCAGGCCGTGCTGGATGAACTGGATCGCCGTTTCGGCCTGTCCGGCCACGCGGAAAAAGCCGCGCGGCAATCCGAATAA
- the tatA gene encoding twin-arginine translocase TatA/TatE family subunit, giving the protein MGFGGISIWQLLIILLIVVMLFGTKRLKNLGSDLGDAIKGFRKSMDNGEADKPAVEEPKGQTIDAQARKVEEPAKKD; this is encoded by the coding sequence ATGGGTTTCGGCGGCATCAGCATCTGGCAACTCCTGATCATCCTGCTCATCGTGGTCATGCTGTTCGGCACCAAGCGCCTGAAGAACCTTGGCTCGGACCTGGGCGACGCGATCAAGGGCTTCCGCAAGTCGATGGACAACGGTGAAGCCGACAAACCTGCCGTTGAAGAGCCCAAGGGGCAGACCATCGACGCCCAGGCACGCAAGGTCGAAGAGCCGGCGAAGAAAGACTGA
- the tatB gene encoding Sec-independent protein translocase protein TatB, with the protein MFDIGFSELLLVGLVALVVLGPERLPGAVRTAGLWVGRIKRSFNSIKAEVEREIGADEIRRQLHNERILELEREMKAMKQDILDTANLKPGREASKSAETTQPAAQDKNPQP; encoded by the coding sequence ATGTTCGACATCGGTTTCAGCGAACTGCTGCTGGTCGGCCTGGTGGCCCTGGTGGTGCTCGGCCCCGAGCGCCTGCCCGGTGCCGTACGCACGGCCGGCCTGTGGGTCGGCCGGATCAAGCGTAGCTTCAACTCGATCAAAGCCGAGGTGGAGCGCGAAATCGGCGCCGACGAGATCCGCCGCCAGTTGCACAACGAGCGGATTCTTGAGCTGGAGCGGGAAATGAAGGCGATGAAGCAGGACATCCTCGACACCGCAAACCTCAAACCGGGTCGCGAGGCGAGCAAGAGCGCCGAAACCACGCAGCCCGCCGCCCAGGACAAGAATCCCCAGCCATGA
- the tatC gene encoding twin-arginine translocase subunit TatC, translating to MSKLPDADQEMPLVSHLTELRTRLLRCVVIILLIFAGLFYFAQDIYALVAAPLRAYLPEGATMIATGVASPFLTPFKLTLMCALFLGMPVILHQAWGFIAPGLYTHERRIAVPLLISSIFLFYAGMAFAYFVVFPIMFGFFASVTPQGVAMMTDIGQYLDFVLTLFFAFGVAFEIPIATFLVIWVGLVDVATLRNSRPYVIVGCFVVGMVLTPPDVFSQTLLAVPMWLLFESGLLAGALVKRKRDEEQVEDESKPEDHPPAPLS from the coding sequence ATGAGCAAACTGCCGGACGCCGACCAGGAAATGCCTCTGGTCTCGCACCTGACCGAGCTACGTACGCGCCTGTTGCGCTGCGTCGTGATCATCCTGCTGATCTTCGCCGGGCTGTTCTACTTCGCGCAGGACATCTACGCCCTGGTCGCGGCACCGCTGCGCGCCTACCTACCGGAGGGCGCGACGATGATCGCCACGGGCGTCGCCTCGCCCTTCCTCACGCCCTTCAAGCTGACCCTGATGTGCGCGCTGTTCCTCGGCATGCCGGTGATCCTGCACCAGGCCTGGGGCTTCATCGCACCGGGGCTGTACACCCACGAGCGACGCATCGCAGTGCCGCTGCTGATCTCCAGCATTTTCCTGTTCTACGCCGGCATGGCCTTCGCCTACTTCGTGGTGTTCCCGATCATGTTCGGCTTCTTTGCCAGCGTGACCCCGCAAGGGGTTGCGATGATGACCGACATCGGCCAGTACCTGGACTTCGTCCTGACCCTGTTCTTTGCTTTCGGCGTGGCCTTCGAGATCCCCATCGCCACCTTCCTGGTGATCTGGGTCGGCCTGGTCGACGTCGCCACGCTGCGCAATAGCCGCCCCTATGTGATCGTCGGCTGCTTCGTGGTCGGCATGGTGCTGACACCGCCGGACGTGTTCTCGCAGACGCTGCTGGCCGTGCCGATGTGGCTGCTGTTCGAAAGCGGTCTGCTGGCTGGCGCGCTAGTCAAGCGCAAACGCGACGAGGAACAGGTCGAGGACGAGAGCAAGCCCGAAGACCACCCACCCGCACCACTGTCGTGA
- a CDS encoding 16S rRNA (uracil(1498)-N(3))-methyltransferase, protein MNLLLLEDADFVGVDRVRLTGRRLKHLHEVHRAEAGDRLRVGRLGGMMGEGRLLALDAGQAELQVSLDQPPPAKLPLTLILALPRPKMLKRVLQTVSAMGVPRLVLVNSYRVEKSFWQTPFLETEAIREQLILGLEQARDTVLPEVSIEKRFKPFVEDRLPALAAGTLGLVGHPGDYAACPRAVQEPVTLAIGPEGGWIPYEVELLKQAAGLQPVQLGERILRVETAVPVLLARLF, encoded by the coding sequence GTGAATCTTCTGTTGCTGGAAGACGCCGACTTCGTCGGCGTCGATCGGGTCCGCCTCACTGGCAGGCGCCTGAAGCATCTACATGAAGTGCATCGCGCCGAAGCGGGTGATCGTCTGCGCGTCGGCCGCCTTGGCGGGATGATGGGCGAAGGTCGACTGCTCGCGCTGGATGCCGGCCAGGCAGAGCTGCAGGTCAGCCTCGACCAACCTCCACCGGCCAAGCTGCCGCTGACCCTGATCCTCGCCCTGCCTCGCCCCAAAATGCTCAAGCGCGTACTGCAGACCGTAAGTGCGATGGGCGTGCCACGTCTGGTTCTGGTCAACAGCTACCGCGTGGAGAAGAGTTTCTGGCAGACACCGTTTCTCGAGACAGAGGCGATTCGCGAACAACTGATCCTCGGCCTGGAGCAGGCACGCGATACCGTGCTGCCCGAGGTGAGCATCGAGAAACGCTTCAAGCCCTTCGTCGAGGACCGCCTGCCGGCACTGGCAGCAGGCACGCTCGGTCTGGTCGGCCACCCTGGCGACTACGCGGCCTGCCCCCGCGCCGTGCAGGAGCCGGTAACCCTCGCCATCGGCCCGGAAGGCGGCTGGATTCCGTACGAAGTGGAGTTGCTGAAACAGGCGGCAGGGTTGCAGCCCGTGCAGCTCGGTGAACGCATCCTGCGCGTGGAAACCGCCGTGCCGGTGTTGCTGGCGCGACTGTTCTAG
- the dtd gene encoding D-aminoacyl-tRNA deacylase: protein MKLLIQRVSAARVEVDGEVVGSIDQGLLALVGIEPQDDQASLARALHKLLNYRVFSDDAGKMNRSLKDVQGGLLLVSQFTLAADTKSGMRPSFSSAAPPAQGAALFDALVEQARAQHPQVATGRFGANMQVHLVNDGPVTFLLEV from the coding sequence ATGAAGCTGCTGATCCAGCGCGTCAGCGCAGCAAGAGTTGAGGTCGACGGCGAGGTGGTGGGCAGCATCGATCAGGGGCTGCTGGCGCTGGTCGGCATCGAGCCGCAGGACGATCAGGCCAGTCTCGCTCGTGCCCTGCACAAGCTGCTCAACTACCGAGTGTTCAGCGATGACGCGGGCAAGATGAATCGCTCGCTGAAGGATGTGCAGGGCGGTCTGCTGCTGGTCTCGCAGTTCACTCTGGCAGCAGACACCAAAAGTGGCATGCGCCCCAGCTTCTCCAGCGCAGCGCCGCCTGCCCAGGGGGCTGCACTGTTCGATGCGCTGGTCGAGCAGGCGCGGGCGCAGCATCCCCAGGTGGCGACAGGACGCTTCGGCGCCAATATGCAGGTACACCTGGTCAACGACGGGCCGGTGACCTTTCTGCTGGAAGTCTGA